Genomic window (Bombus vancouverensis nearcticus chromosome 2, iyBomVanc1_principal, whole genome shotgun sequence):
atgttaaataaCATGTACCtacaaatgtatataaaataaacatattgTTTTGATGAACATTCATAGATTTGAATAAACTGATATCTAAATAATTCAGACTTAATAATGTggtcaaaacgtaatacattagacCATCTTTGCAACTTTTTGATATAATATTTCCAAGTACATGAACATATATGTAATTTACTTAGAATTAATCTTCGCTCCGCTTCCGGCATTGATGTCTCTGAAATTTCTTCTTTAGGCGATGGAACATAATTCACAGGAAagatatacatatttcaaattgtttgaaacaattcatattattattcatagtcttttaaaataatttctctACCATACCATATATATTTTAccataatataaaatacaacatGATACTATAAAAATCTTATCCTTTGATCGAgtcacaattttttaaataaaatattgaaaggtGTTGTAAATTACGATACGTAGATTATAATCTTCCAGAAACTCAGTTAAAGTCGTTCTACTTGTGTGAAAGAGATGCGACAAATAAAAGTTCTCATTTTTCTGTGTGCTTCTTGAAGAATACTTCGTCTGAAGGTATTTTAATTAATCATAGCTTTGGTATCACGAGTTTTCTGTGATCACTTGACGTAAATAGTGTCAAGGCTGTTTAAAGTACCTCTATAATAAGCATGTATGAACATCTATAACATACCCTAGATAACTACTCTGAGATTTTCTTCCAGCTTTACAGTTGAAGAGACGACGTATGAAAAACACGAAAGAAGACAACGTTCGTGTAAATAACGAATAAAGTAAATTAGAATCTTTATCGTGGAAAGTTTTTTCAAAGATGGAAAAGATCGTAtcaaatatcaatattaaatgaaaatcaACGTGTCAGTCTTAGCAATTGAGAATTACTTTTTTCATCTTCTAAACTGTATCAAATTGTTTAACCAATTGACTTATAAATTCtaaaaaatgattgaaaattgCGTTTTGAAACAAAATATAGAGACATAAGAATATCAGAAGTTGCTTTGTTTTTATATTGTACTATGATGCGAAAGAAACGTTTATTAACAAagattacaaatatatttattaattatatatatatataaacttgaaatataatataaattacattgtATGTACAGACACGACCTAATGAATTTTAAATCAGCTAAATGTAATTTATTGATTGAGCTATGATTGTACCACGTTGCATATTATTTAAAATGCAGGTTGTAAAGCAAATTACTGATGAATGTACTAACATATGTATGTGTACGTAATTGTAGTCTTCCATTATTTAATATGACGTCTTTACATTGAGAACCGTTAAGCAATAACGCGGATAATCtttattacataaaaatatttcttcgcaAACGTAGAACAAATACAATAAGTTTGTctgattaaaatataaaaatataatttaattattttattaaatattgtttCTCTCTTACTGTATAAATTTTCTGTTTTTCCTGGTACTAGCAGAACTAATTCGATGTAAAAACTTtgttatttagaaaaataaaaaatttatgatatAATCGATATTACAATACAATTCGATAGTTTCTGTACAAACTTCATTTTTGTACCTTCTAACATTTTTATATCTGTTATGAATTAcggaaaaatatagaatagcGAAAGAATATTAATCTACCACCTAGACTGGTCATTAAATCATCCACTTTTCATCCAAAACTAATTTTCTTAAACTTCTTTTCCTTAAATATAGATCTAAGAATTATGATGAATTATGATTAACATCTACCATTTATCTCTAATATTTGGATAAATATCGCGTAAATTAAATTACGAGTTGTTAATTTTGGAAACAGAAAGAACATCTGTGTGAAAATTTAAAagttaatataatgtaataggaaAAGAAGATAATTTAAATGCAGAATATACTAGTAAAATACCGATACTAAGGCATATAGAATCTTATAAATAATTTCACGTTGTGAAAGACATTTCTTTtaaatcgataaaataaacAGGGTATTCATAAAGTATTTGAAGTAAAGTATTTGAGTATGAAGCAAAAATTGCTTCAGTATTCTTCATCGAACTATGCTTCCTTTAGGATGTAACATTTCAATCCTTTCAGTTTTATAGTGAAGACGTTGGTACATATTTGTCTAGTAATTTAGTAAACATCTGAagcgaagaaaagaagaagaaatatccaataTATTACAATCATTCCTTCAATTCTCTTCACGAAGATATGAAATCGCATAAAAATCGGTAGCCTATTAATATATCAACTTTTAGGAAAAGAAATTCCTAATCACAATTTTTAGTAGACAAAACAAATTACGTACAATATAAATCTTTAGTTCTCTTCATATAATTTACAAgaacatataaaatatccaaaataaggTACTCGTCAAAATCCTTAACTGAAGAAACTTTGCTTCTTGTAAAAACTGCATAACATTTtatgaaattacataaaaatcaGCAATCTCTACCAGCAAATCAACCTTCAGAGAAATAACTTCCCTAAATTCCAAGGATAAACGGATCAATAAAAATCTTGGAAGCAAAGAAGGGACGTTTCCATTGCAAATCCCAATAATTCGAAGAATTACTGTGGCGTGTTTCAACTTTCGAGAATACGAGTGTTCGAGACTTTCTTATCGGTCACGGCATATTTCTTCCCGTCCTTACTGTAGTTTCCCGAACGGTGGTGGTTGCAGTCGTCGAAATCTGAATAATTGATGCGATTAGGAAGCTCCGTGTCGACGGTACAAGAAACAATATGGCAACGAGCAAGCTGGCAACAAACGTTCTCGGACGTCTGCGCTTCGGTGCCCTGTCGGCGATTGGTCCACGTTTGGTACCCTGCCGACCTGGAGGGGTGTCATCGGTACGACAGGTGGCGGATATCCAGGGGgtgggaaaaaaagaaaaaacgaagaggaaCCCCTGGCTTGCCGAGCAGTGACGATCCATCGTGCTGTTCGTGTGTCAGTTTTCGTCGATAAACGTGTGCCCCCCGGCTGCACGCACCGCGTTTCTCTCGGCGAACTCGCGAGGAGTTCGCGTTTTCATCGTGGATTTGAATCGCGTAACAACGTACCCGCCTCAAGGTGAGAGAACATCTGAAAGTTAAACATCGATTTGTGAATCGATGTTTTTGGCGAAAAAGTATTTTTCGTTTTCGTCGATGAATCGAGATGTGGTGTAAAGGTTTCCGAGTATCTTTGATAGAAAAAGGTGGCTGGAAATTGTAGAACCGATGCTAGTTCTGTGATTTAATGTTCTTGCTATCGTGATGATATAAAAGGATCGAATCGAGAAGTGATTTGATCGGGATTTTTCGAAACATTTGTTAGCTCTATCGTGAAATCGATGTCATCGGGTCGAGATATAATATGAAGGTTTCTAAATATTCTTGATGGAGGGTGGTTGTATGATTGATGTTAGTTCTGTGATTTGATGTTCTCGCTATCGTGATGATGTCATGGAACTGAATGGAGATGTGATTTGATTTAGATTTACTAAAATATTCATTGGTTCTATTATTGAATTAAATGGACTAAGAATTAAATTTGATTGAAGatttttttagatatttgttAGTTTTTCGAAGAACAAACTTGCTCGTGTTAAAAGTAAGGGACGAGATTGGGTAACTTTAATGCTTGATCCGGCATTCGATGTTCTTAGTACAACCATTGCCTGGGATCGAGTTCAAGGATGCTTTAAAGATTCTGATAATATCGATGCATTTTAGCtatcttcataaaaaattaCGTAACAATATTTCGAACGTCGAAATAGATTTTCTAAGGAATTAGTAAAGTAATTTTAATATGAAGCTCAAAGTTCCAAAATTACTGACAATCTTTGAAATCGTGCAGCAATATCATGAAATTAATGTCTTAAAGCAACTGCCCGTTTTATGTATAacagtaaaatatttaaaatcgttTATGAGCAAGAATCGATGAAACTTGCTGTTGTTTGCATGTATTTTCGAAATCGTATTATTTGTGGTTTATGTAGTTTACGGTGAATCTGCGCGTGGTTTTAGGAAAGTTATTGGCATTACGAAACATAGTCATTTATGGCTACCGTAGTTGTGAGGTAAACTTTTTTACAACTTGTTGAGAGATGGATctcatgaaatattatttataggcGTTTCGCTATATTCGCAGCGAATTTCCAACAAATGAAACTCCTTGCAAATTATCCAAACTTATGTTTAATGTTATTTatctaatttaaaaaaagaacgtaGGAATATTAGCATATTTGATACTTATCTATATTATTGATACTGATACTGATGTTCGAAATTTCTACAAAATGATCACGTCATTCAAACTTTGTAACAGGCTTTTTACATAATTCTTTGCTTCGAAATCGTTACAagtttcttcaaaattttcattACACTTTCTTCCTTTAAAATACACAAGCAGAAACGTGGAATAAAATTGCAAAGATAAAAAATTCTCTTCGATCAACGTGTCTTAAAAACAATTTATATCCACAGGCACAGAAAaagatattctatataaaacaaACTTAACCAATATTGGAAGTAGCGTAGATTTGCAATcgagtaaaatattaaaatgcttaTTAGAATTGTAGTTAACAAATGTGGAAAGTTTTGGAAGTTGGACGTAGTTTATTGGCGTTTTTATAGTTGAATACGTGTAATTTTTTTAGACAGACTGAATATTTTTTGGAATATAATTTGGAAACATATAACAATATAGAATTTTTATCATTTGCTTGTTCTATCCTTTTAGTATTCAAAGAAGAGTCACAAACTTTGCGCTTCTATTATAGGCTATAACTCCGTAACAGACCACGAAAGTTATCATCAATACGATAACAGATGTGAAATTAAACGCGCAAACGCGCCCATGAATAATGCCTCAAGGGTACAAACCACCATACTCATCAACTATTAAACTATACGTACTTACAAGTCTTGCGTATACTCATTATACGAACATTAAATATAATACGCAATTAATGTGAATTATCATGTTTATCACTTTACGtttatattggaaaaataaacaaAGAAATACGTCTTGTTAATGTCATTATCTGCgcgatatattaggttgtccgaaaagtgtctttcttctacagacacgtcttttacaacgatgcatctttatacaaacatgaaacctaatctatcAAACGTTGCGATTTGTAtcttaatagaacaaaatgcatcatacgtaattcgataaaataatataaaaagcaaaatgttgtgtatccatgatttccttataaaacgaaagaaactttgcggacgacctaatacatatGATTGGATAAAACTTTTAGGAGTGTATGAAAAAGTTTGAATGAATATCTATTACAAATTTAGTACTCGATAACCTTTAAACAACGAACGGAAGTAATGAAGACCTAGAGTACCTGCATTGACTTTACCCTAATGTCTACAATGACAAATGTTTAGAATATTATGGAACATAACTTCCCAATCAATTTACTTCATATGAATTTACATAGTCTCTCATAACTTAATTTTTATACGTGTCTCATCTACAATTTTAAGTAATAAAGATGTGATGATTACCACATaacaaataaattcaatttaatttttataattcttttagAATATGTCGTTTTCCTTTGTAACAAAATGtttctaaaatattatatttaaatattttaaaaagtcaGCACCATGATTTAATATAGTCAAGTAAGATGGAAATAATGAATTAGAATTAGAGATCCAatgtaattgaaattaaaacaaaGTATGCTATACAAAGTATACTACTGATACTAGAAATAATTCTTTCCATATAATATACTTTCGACGGAATATAATTAAGTTCTTCCAAACTTTTTGCTTCAGATGATGAAATTCAAGCAACAGGGGCTAGTCGCGGACTTGATGCCCAACATAAGACTGATGAAAGCTACTGGGCACTTCATGTTCAATTATTATGCCGACAATTCTACGAAAAATATACACAGAATCTTCGCTATTGTACGTAAAATCACATTAACTTAACAAAATCATTTACAGATAACTATTTTATATacatctaattaataatttatacgcCTCTAATCGTTGTATTGTCAAATCGCTATAAAGAAATCTGTATTCGAGAAGAAGcgtaaaataatagaaaaaaattgagaaaaatagagaaaaagaagaaaaagcagaaaatccaaataaaaagaaattaatcaaAACCATGTTACCAAAAGGTGCACCTGGTCCTGATGCTGATGCAGTTTGGGTTCTGTGGTATAAACTTATTCTTTGAGAAGGAGGACGTGGACGATCTTACGGCAAACACAATCACGATGCTGTTCTTCACGCACAGCGTGATCAAGGTCGTTTACTTCGCAGTTAGGAGCAAACTATTCTACAGAACCCTTGGCATTTGGAACAATCCGAATAGCCATCCCCTGTTCGCCGAGAGCAACGCACGTTACCATCAGGTGGCTGTGAGGAAGATGAGAATACTTTTGCTGGCTGTCCTAGCAACCACGATGCTGTCGGCCATTTCTTGGACCAGCATTACGTTCATCGGTGACTCCGTGAAGAAAGTTATCGATCCTATCACGAATGAGACCACCTACGTCGAGGTATCGTAATTATTTGTTTACTTTAATATAGCGCTATTTATTTCTTTGTTaagaaagtaagaaaattgGTATAGTAACGTTCTCGAATTTTTTCAACGATCGTTTGCTTTGGCGTTTGCAAAAATGATAAACGATAAATAACATTAAAGATTAGTAATTCGTATGGTGTGGGTGTTAGTGATTCAAATAGATGATAAAAAATGACAATGTTAAAATGTTTCATTTAATCTACGATGGCCTACGTTTACCTCTATCTTCCTGTAAATTAACATGGCTATTAACGACCCCCATATACAGCAGAAAAATTTAATTCGAAAGAAGAGaagattaatttcaaaatgttaattGCAAACATATTCTTTCGTCCAGATACCAAGATTGATGTTGCGTTCTTGGTACCCGTACAATGCCAGCCACGGGATGGCTCACATCTTGACGTTGATATTCCAATTTTACTGGCTGGTGTTTTGCATGGCAGACGCAAATCTTCTGGATGTACTCTTTTGCTCGTGGCTCCTCTTTGCTTGCGAACAAATTCAACATCTGAAGAACATTATGAAGCCTTTGATGGAATTCAGTGCCACGCTGGACACTGTCGTACCAAACAGCGGAGAACTGTTTAAAGTAAGCTGAAATTTCATCTATCAAATATGACATAATCTCTACTTGcgttaaatagaattttttattatccatataatttttgttgtcaaatttatataatgtaaatatttgtacaatGAAACTTAAAGATTCGTAAAAACTGGAGCTGATTAATTTGATTTTTGAGAGGCTCGTGTCCCGATCGCAGCTTCTAATGTACATTTGTTTGCTATTCAGTCTGGCAGTGCAGAACAGCCGAGAGATCATGACCCACTACCACCAACCACGCCAACAGCACCGGGCGAGAATATGTTAGACATGGATCTTCGGGGAATATACAGCAACAGAACAGATTTTACGGCCACCTTTCGACCAACTGCTGGAATGACTTTCAACGGGGGTGTGGGACCAAATGGATtgacaaagaaacaagaaatgcTAGTCCGCAGTGCCATCAAATACTGGGTTGAGAGGCACAAACATATTGTAAGGTAAGTACATCATATTTTCTTCAGCGTGTAATGCTTTGCAGAgtatatttgatttttatcaTCTTTATGTtcatatgtattatttataggtgtcgtatttattttacttgttttgtaataaaatttcctTATATAtgtgacattttttaaattacatatatacataatactGATGGAATTTACATATAGTTTATATAATAATCGTTGCCCTTTCGTATTTTGCCGAAAATATACGCGAAAAGAATTAAAACTAGTCTTCAATCCATGTTATAATAAACAACATATTCTCTGGAAACGCCACATAATCCACTATATTTAATCGCTGATCGCAAGGATCGTTCGTGTAACAAAGACTACGTTGAACGCTTAAATGGAAAAAACTCTACCGAAGAACagatattttgtaaaaattggaCCACACAGTTTAGAATTCGATGATTTAACTGGGAACTTCCAAAGTAACAATTAATTGTAACTTTACACGTATAAGAATTATGAATTTCTTTAGCCATAGGAAATAATTTTCCCATTTATTAGAAAtcgtatttttattatcatCAAATTCTGTTATACGGGGAAAAGGGAGTTTGTCATCGAGAAATAATCTACAATCATTGACAATGGCAAATTCCGAAACAATAGACCCATTTCTGGcggttgaaaataaaatttccacgGTGAAGTTAAATTGCAGCACGTCGCAATTTCAAAGTTCGTCAACGTCTTGACTACTCCGGTATAACCCAGTTTCCCATTTCGATTCTCATCTCGACTTCGTTTCTACACGGAAACGTAATCTACGTCGACAATGAGAGAACCTTTCACATTCGCGATCCTAACAATGAGAGACTTCCATTAGGATAATAATCCCCGTGCCAGGTGAATAAGTAAATTCGCGCGATTTCGTTACCATCTACACTTTTCAACCGGTGTCAGCTTgctaaatttttccattaaaccGTTTCTCGTGAAAAGCGATGAAAATAGCTCAACGTTTAATCAACATTAAAAAAAAGAGTTAGAAGGTTTATTCCGTTTGAAATTCCTTGGAATTTTTTAACAAAAGCGATTCAGTAAGAATAAAATAGTTATAGATGTTGCTATGGGACGAGTTTTAGGTTCCTGTAACGTTCAAATTCATTTATTATCGAAATATGCAGTGAAAATCTTTGTTTAAAGTTCGTAAAGGACGAACGATGAAAAATTCTTTACGTAGACTTTATGGAGGCAGCTTTTTAATTAAGGAAGTGATTTCAAATTAACGAAGACTCTTCGCATAATGTTTGGAATTGCATTACTTATTCAACGACAATGGGAAGAATTAAATTGCATAGCGTAATCCTAATTGACCGAAAGTTTCGGAATAAATTACCATTACTTGTTAAATTTTGATGGGAACTTGTACTGAAATAAAAAGGCAATGAGACAAAGCTgttgaataaatataatttataatagaatttagaATTTTGACTGATTTTTGAACGAGttctaaattaaatattaaaaacagttaTTAGCCATTCATGGACAAGAAAAACTGAAATACGTACACGGTTGAAATGTATTATGTTCAATCAAATctacaataaattatattaaaacagTAGCGTTTTCAGTAAATCGAGAAGTCAGGCAGAAGATAAAAAGgaagatatttttgaaatagtATGTACATGAGTTTTGcgttagaaaattaaaaaagaaattttattattttttaaaataaaaaaaattaacaaagagaaatataaaaagaaaaattaaaaaagaaacgcaTTGTTGAAAAATTCTATCTATTTCGAATTTAAATTAGCGTACGTCCAGGTTCGGAATTTTCAAACGTATGTTTCGCATCTACTCTACCCTCAGTGAATAATTCAGAAAAGGCAAAGAAATTTTCCCCCAGTTGTATGTGCGAATGTAAAATCAATATTCTGTTTACTCGAGGTTTTATATTGACTGGAGCAATCTTAGCTGGAAACAAATACACTCGTTATACATGGAACGCGTTTATTCATCGGCAAACAAAGGTGTACTTTTTAATAAAAGTGTTTCCTATTGCTTTTGAAATTCAGTAGAATGTATACGTTTCGATTTTAATTTGGAAAAAGGTATGAGGCAAAAAAGGATCGAAATTCAAGCAATGTTCGCATTGCGTTAGTTTCGTACgacaataaaattatatagttAATCGAACGTATAGTTCGAATGTTCTGTAGAACAATTCGCTCTTCAACAGCCGGATAATTTCTTCCATTCGGTTAATTTGACGTGTGAAGAAGTTTTAGTGGCCAACTAAATTTGATCACATTGCTTAAACTCGTAATTTCTTTAACGTCGTGACTTATTACgaacataaatttttatataaattttcctactttttgtACTGAATTCTAAAGCTTGAGACTCTTTTACGAAGAAAAATGATATCTTGCatatttaacgtataatgaAAAATGAActggaaattattttttacgatGAATTATCCATTTTAATTTGCATGATCTTACCCCATCAGACATGCAGCACTTTATGGGACATAcgctttattattttatttattattttcagtgATAGTTTGAAATTCATTGAAATTCAGTGGTAGTGCCTTCTTTCAACAAacgtttttctcttttcctttattatattctttgttACTACAACTTTCTATTTTGAtcatattttcatatatattttcacagttgttatttctatatgtTTTGACGATATGTTCTATATGTTTTGAATCAAACGACTTCCAAATGGTCGAAAACAAAATAAGTAAAGAGTTAGCAAAAAGATTGAAGAGATCCATCTGAATAGATAGAACTATTGACGACTAAAGAACGAAGCATATGTCAAAAAGATCAAATTGAAGGGAACACGAAGAAATATGAAAGGAGAAAAATAGGTGTCTGTccataaaaagtaaataaaatctcAAAAAAAGCGCCGCCGTAAATTTCTAAAATTcctaaaaaaaattatacaaattagtCACATTTTGGgagttcaaataataatgttaaaataataaataacgaatCTGTGAAATCAAGGAACAAGAGTCTTAATTAATTACAAGAAGCTTCGAATTGCCAGTCAAAACCCAGAAAAAATATCGCGTACAAGAAGGAAACGTGTTTCCGGGTTCTTAGTATGCGGCACTttgaaaacgaagaagaaacgtGAAACGACGGTCGCGCCGCATCcaagaaaattttcaaagaagACGAAGGAACGGAACTACGTTCTATGTATATAGGTTGTTCGACGGTACAGAAACAGAGGGGATGCGTGTATTCCCACGGTGGTGAAGTATTTATTCTAAGAGAGCGCGATATTGACCGCAACTGGGGACGTAGCAAGCGGACTGGACAATTTATTGGACAATTCAGGGGTTGTACGTTGGTCGCGTTCACGTGTGCACCAGTATACGTGTCTGACACGTGTGTGTACACGTTTCGTTGCTCGACGGTGCACAGAATGCAGAATGTGTTCGATGTTTGCCCTTCGACCGCCACGCGAATCCTTGCTCTGCTTTGTTACAGAAAAATACACGAAAACCTGTTGCCTACGTCTGATATTTCGATGCATTAGCCTGATCAATTACTGTCCCTTTTATACGTTAATGCTCGAAAGCGATTTTGCTTGTTGGTTGCCTTTTTCAGGGACTTTTTAAAGCGAAGCGGAAGTGGACTTTTTCGCTTCTGCAGCATGGAAACATTTTTAGTGAAATTTATAATGAAAGGAATATTAAGGTCACGCGAG
Coding sequences:
- the Orco gene encoding odorant receptor co-receptor, whose translation is MMKFKQQGLVADLMPNIRLMKATGHFMFNYYADNSTKNIHRIFAIVHLVLMLMQFGFCGINLFFEKEDVDDLTANTITMLFFTHSVIKVVYFAVRSKLFYRTLGIWNNPNSHPLFAESNARYHQVAVRKMRILLLAVLATTMLSAISWTSITFIGDSVKKVIDPITNETTYVEIPRLMLRSWYPYNASHGMAHILTLIFQFYWLVFCMADANLLDVLFCSWLLFACEQIQHLKNIMKPLMEFSATLDTVVPNSGELFKSGSAEQPRDHDPLPPTTPTAPGENMLDMDLRGIYSNRTDFTATFRPTAGMTFNGGVGPNGLTKKQEMLVRSAIKYWVERHKHIVRLVTAIGDAYGVALLLHMLITTITLTLLAYQATKINAVDTYAASVIGYLLYSLGQVFMLCIFGNRLIEESSSVMEAAYSCHWYDGSEEAKTFVQIVCQQCQKAMSISGAKFFTVSLDLFASVLGAMVTYFMVLVQLK